A genomic segment from Glycine soja cultivar W05 chromosome 20, ASM419377v2, whole genome shotgun sequence encodes:
- the LOC114403267 gene encoding ras GTPase-activating protein-binding protein 2-like yields the protein MAASEESSTTQMVGNAFVQQYYSILHQEPDQVHRFYQESSILSRPEEDGTMTMVTTTLEINKKILSLDYTSFRVEILSADAQPSFKDGVIVVVTGCLTGSDNLKRKFTQSFFLAPQDKGYFVLNDVFRYVDEYKSVDIESVPANDAATADESAPTDAFVPEPEVIHVAEDVPPSQTAVVDADISVSKEVSQPLENGNVSVTEKVVPVNHVKESSHQEHSHYHAEKAASNNALEDTPKKSFASIVNALKENAAPFHVRVSPVKLVEQPRVSSIPAPEAPAPSIESPPEKNNENGGKAYAIFVANLPMNATVEQLERAFKKFGPIKQDGIQVRSNKQQQSCFGFVEFESATSMQSALEASPPVTLDGRRLSIEERRANNDRGRYSSGRGGYRNDRNDNFRGRGNFSGGRGGGGYGNRNDSFEKRSEFSGRPRGGNNNGGGRSNGEAVPRSYQNGGGAKVTRQSVKVQ from the exons ATGGCTGCGTCCGAAGAATCATCAACCACTCAGATGGTTGGCAATGCTTTTGTGCAGCAGTATTACTCCATATTGCATCAAGAGCCAGACCAAGTCCACAGATTTTACCAGGAGTCTAGCATCCTAAGTCGACCTGAAGAAGATGGTACCATGACAATGGTGACTACTACTCTG gaaattaataaaaagatacTCTCTCTGGATTACACAAGCTTTAGGGTGGAAATTCTGAGTGCTGATGCGCAGCCTTCATTCAAGGATGGAGTAATTGTTGTTGTGACTGGCTGCCTAACTGGAAGTGACAATCTGAAAAGGAAGTTTACTCAGTCCTTTTTCCTAGCTCCTCAGGACAAAGGCTACTTTGTTTTGAATGATGTTTTCAGATATGTTGATGAGTATAAGTCAGTTGATATTGAATCTGTGCCAGCAAATGATGCTGCTACCGCTGATGAAAGTGCTCCAACAGATGCTTTTGTCCCAGAGCCTG AGGTCATTCATGTTGCTGAAGATGTTCCTCCTAGTCAAACTGCTGTTGTTGATGCTGACATTAGTGTCAGCAAAGAAGTGAGTCAACCACTGGAGAATGGAAATGTATCAGTTACTGAAAAGGTGGTTCCTGTTAATCATGTTAAAGAATCTAGTCATCAGGAGCATAGTCATTATCATGCTGAGAAAGCTGCTTCTAATAATGCACTGGAAGATACTCCAAAGAAGTCTTTTGCATCCatt GTGAATGCACTGAAAGAAAATGCTGCTCCCTTCCATGTGAGGGTTTCCCCCGTGAAACTTGTTGAACAACCACGTGTTTCTAGCATACCTGCACCAGAAGCACCAGCTCCTAGCATTGAAAGTCCACCAGAAAAGAATAATGAGAATGGAG GCAAGGCTTATGCAATATTTGTTGCAAATTTGCCCATGAATGCAACAGTGGAACAGCTGGAACGTGCTTTCAAGAAATTTGGGCCCATTAAACAGGATGGTATTCAAGTTAGAAGTAATAAG CAACAGCAATCTTGTTTTGGTTTTGTGGAATTTGAATCGGCTACTTCAATGCAAAGTGCACTTGAG GCCTCTCCTCCCGTTACCTTGGATGGCCGTAGACTTTCAATTGAAGAAAGGCGAG CTAATAATGATAGGGGGAGGTATTCATCGGGAAGGGGCGGTTACAGGAATGATAGAAATGATAACTTCAGGGGCCGTGGCAACTTCAGTGGCGGCCGTGGTGGTGGTGGCTATGGAAACAGGAATGATAGTTTTGAGAAGCGAAGTGAGTTCTCTGGCCGGCCTCGCGGAGGCAATAATAACGGTGGGGGCCGTAGCAATGGAGAAGCTGTGCCAAGGAGTTATCAGAATGGAGGAGGAGCAAAAGTGACTCGTCAATCAGTGAAAGTTCAGTAA
- the LOC114402788 gene encoding erlin-2-B-like, which translates to MDSQQRTAASPRSPPRQGHDSTAILFTLLSFFAIVALVLLPSASPFFQNSLSILHQVPEGHVGVYWRGGALLKTITEPGFHLKMPFLTQYEPVQVTLQTDMVTDIPCGTKGGVMISFGKIEVVNRLRKEFVFETLLNYGVHYDKTWIYDKIHHEINQFCSFHSLQQVYIDVFDQIDEKMKDALQVDCTRYAPGIEILSVRVTKPTIPESIRRNFEQMEEERTKVLIAIEKQKVAEKEAETMKKMAISEAEKNANVSKILMEQKLLEKDSARRQEEIENAMYLAREKSLADADFYRVIKEAEANRLKLTPEFLQLKFIQAIANNTKIFFGDKVPNMILDQRLLGNLLHDVSSGRTMTTKADI; encoded by the exons ATGGATTCGCAGCAACGAACAGCGGCTTCTCCTCGGTCGCCGCCGCGACAAGGCCACGATTCCACCGCCATTCTCTTCACCCTCCTCTCGTTCTTCGCCATTGTCGCTCTG GTTTTGCTTCCTTCAGCATCACCATTCTTCCAAAATAGCTTATCCATCCTGCACCAAGTCCCTGAAGGACATGTTGGGGTATATTGGAGAGGAGGTGCCCTTCTGAAAACAATTACAGAGCCAG GTTTCCATCTAAAGATGCCTTTTCTAACTCAGTATGAACCTGTTCAAGTTACACTTCAGACGGATATG GTGACAGATATACCCTGTGGTACTAAAGGTGGTGTTATGATCAGTTTTGGGAAGATTGAG GTTGTGAATCGACTCCGTAAGGAATTTGTCTTTGAGACATTGCTCAACTATGGTGTACACTATGATAAGACATGGATTTATGACAAGATTCATCATGAGATTAATCAGTTCTGCAGTTTTCATTCTCTGCAACAAGTCTATATTGATGTCTTTGATCag ATTGATGAAAAGATGAAAGATGCTCTTCAAGTTGACTGCACTCGCTATGCTCCAGGAATTGAGATCTTAAGTGTCCGTGTCACAAAGCCTACTATTCCAGAAAGCATAAGACGCAATTTCGAACAAATGGAAGAGGAGCGTACTAAG GTCTTAATAGCTATTGAGAAACAGAAAGTAGCCGAGAAGGAGGCAGAGACTATGAAGAAGATGGCCATTAGTGAGGCCGAGAAGAATGCCAATGTTAGCAAGATCCTTATGGAGCAAAAATTATTGGAAAAGGATAGTGCTAGACGACAAGAAGAAATAGAGAATGCAATGTACCTGGCACGTGAAAAGAGCCTGGCAGATGCAGACTTCTACCG TGTAATAAAGGAAGCTGAAGCAAACAGGCTGAAGCTCACCCCTGAATTTCTTCAGCTAAAATTTATTCAGGCCATTGCTAATAATACGAAGATTTTCTTCGGAGACAAG GTTCCTAATATGATTTTAGATCAGAGGCTGCTCGGAAACTTACTTCATGATGTTTCTAGTGGGAGAACTATGACGACCAAAGCAGATATCTGA